One segment of Macrotis lagotis isolate mMagLag1 chromosome 1, bilby.v1.9.chrom.fasta, whole genome shotgun sequence DNA contains the following:
- the FBXO40 gene encoding F-box only protein 40, with protein MGRVQRPPVGQHQHCEKCFHRQCQVPIEPSISCLVINCRRLCGAAFHMCKEEEHELLCPLEQVPCLNSAYGCPLSMARHKLAKHLQVCPASVVCCSMEWNRWPNIDSETILHENIMKEPHSEECLDTALAIQDQEVLFGSLKMVELFPESRDFTEEELEMDSDAILEEKGAVGGVHSHSLPENGMLPNGEMVELSQEEREALAKDKEGMDLASFGKWENIFSKEHTASMLTNSSANPGRKSSQNTGKEHTSSQGNTSEKGASVEKEGQADQKDLDPYRNMETTGLAPWQDGVLERLKAAVDVKDYNMYLVHNGRMLIHFGQIPACTPKERDFVYGNLEAQEVKTVYTFKVPVSYCGKRARLGDAMGASRPSEHKATDTSDLGIDVEELPKSDLIRTTLLCAMEREMKGHIISESRSIDGLFMDFATQTYSFEPEQFSSSVVLADLTSEGPPGLHVELHSESVTRRHNKSSSAFTFTCNKFFRRDEFPLHFKNIHSDIQSCLNGWFQHRCPLAYLGCTFVQSHFRPPGQRAKVIYSQKLRTFAIKPEVAPELEPKEKSQRSLTSLPLEILQYIAGFLDSVSLAQLSQVSVLMRSICATLLQERGMVLLEWKKKTYSHGGTGWRAHKKIWQFSSLFSRINSWQFNEVTSMSEHLKTCPFNKVEHRTDPILLTSMCEQPKKARKSLVSTFKPRP; from the exons ATG GGCAGAGTCCAGAGACCTCCAGTTGGACAGCACCAGCATTGTGAGAAATGTTTCCATCGACAGTGTCAGGTTCCAATAGAGCCAAGTATCTCCTGCTTAGTGATCAATTGCCGACGGCTTTGTGGAGCAGCTTTCCATATGTGCAAAGAGGAAGAACATGAGTTACTTTGTCCTCTAGAACAGGTTCCTTGTCTCAACTCTGCATATGGCTGTCCTCTCTCTATGGCCCGACATAAATTGGCAAAACACCTTCAAGTCTGCCCAGCCAGTGTAGTCTGCTGTTCCATGGAATGGAACCGTTGGCCAAATATAGACTCAGAAACAATTCTTCATGAGAATATCATGAAAGAGCCCCATAGTGAGGAATGTTTGGACACAGCTCTGGCCATCCAGGACCAAGAGGTCCTTTTTGGCTCTCTGAAAATGGTGGAACTTTTCCCTGAATCTAGAGATTTCACTgaggaagaattggaaatggacagtgatgccattttggaaGAAAAAGGAGCAGTTGGTGGGGTGCATTCTCATTCTCTGCCAGAAAATGGAATGTTACCTAATGGTGAAATGGTAGAACTGAGCCAGGAAGAACGAGAGGCTTTGGCAAAAGACAAAGAAGGGATGGATCTGGCCAGTTTTGGGAAATGGGAAAACATTTTCAGCAAAGAGCATACAGCATCAATGTTAACAAATTCATCAGCAAACCCTGGGCGCAAGAGTAGTCAGAATACAGGGAAAGAACATACTTCCAGTCAGGGTAACACTTCAGAGAAGGGAGCTAGTGTGGAAAAAGAAGGTCAGGCAGACCAAAAGGATTTGGACCCATACAGAAATATGGAAACAACAGGACTTGCACCTTGGCAAGATGGAGTACTGGAAAGACTGAAGGCAGCAGTTGATGTGAAGGACTATAACATGTATCTGGTGCATAATGGGAGAATGCTGATCCACTTTGGCCAGATTCCTGCTTGCACACCCAAAGAAAGGGACTTTGTTTATGGTAACCTAGAGGCTCAGGAAGTCAAGACCGTTTATACCTTCAAAGTTCCAGTTAGCTACTGTGGAAAGAGGGCCCGACTTGGTGATGCAATGGGGGCTAGTAGGCCAAGTGAACACAAGGCCACAGATACCTCAGATTTGGGGATTGATGTAGAAGAATTGCCTAAATCTGATCTGATCAGAACTACCCTTCTGTGTGCCATGGAAAGGGAAATGAAGGGTCACATCATCTCTGAATCAAGGAGCATCGATGGACTCTTCATGGACTTTGCAACCCAGACCTACAGCTTTGAGCCAGAGCAGTTTTCCTCAAGTGTAGTCTTAGCAGATCTCACATCTGAAGGCCCCCCTGGGCTCCACGTGGAACTCCACAGTGAGTCTGTGACCAGGAGACATAACAAGAGTAGCTCAGCTTTTACTTTTACTTGCAATAAATTCTTTAGAAGAGATGAGTTCCCACTGCACTTCAAGAACATCCACTCTGATATCCAATCATGCCTCAATGGTTGGTTTCAGCATCGCTGTCCACTGGCCTATTTGGGGTGCACCTTTGTTCAGAGTCATTTCCGCCCTCCAGGGCAAAGAGCCAAAGTGATTTACAGTCAGAAACTCAGGACATTTGCCATCAAGCCTGAGGTTGCTCCAGAGCTGGAGCCCAAAGAGAAGAGTCAGAGGTCACTAACCAGCCTGCCCCTAGAGATATTGCAATATATTGCAGGATTCTTAGATAGTGTGAGCCTGGCTCAGCTGTCTCAGGTGTCTGTCCTCATGAGGAGTATCTGTGCCACACTCTTACAAGAAAGGGGGATGGTCCTCttggaatggaagaaaaagaccTATTCCCATGGAGGCACTGGCTGGAGAGCTCACAAAAAG ATCTGGCAGTTCAGCAGCCTTTTCTCCAGAATTAACAGCTGGCAGTTTAATGAAGTAACTTCTATGTCAGAGCACTTGAAGACCTGCCCCTTCAATAAAGTGGAACATAGGACAGACCCAATTCTTTTGACCAGCATGTGTGAGCAACCCAAGAAAGCCAGGAAGAGTCTGGTCTCCACTTTCAAGCCTAGACCTTGA